The following proteins come from a genomic window of Panthera leo isolate Ple1 chromosome E2, P.leo_Ple1_pat1.1, whole genome shotgun sequence:
- the LOC122207673 gene encoding izumo sperm-egg fusion protein 1-like, whose protein sequence is MGPQVALLVAALAGCLLPARSCVTCDRRVVAALDSFDKEYLPTHLAPERHREVMRTIKATVGNFTKLPNLQRSFIGVIDEATMETSVLSFLRSVKYITNRGLRDDTLEKEFSEMLTREKESFQSYVARFQREDFCPNKCGTMLQLLLWCHICRKHLYLCQKSTDCGVRQINVHEKEDLVLDCELDWHKLSEGLTNYSFYRVWGSNSETLVYKGKRPTLTKPLVGPEDAGTYRCELGTERHGPSTIIHFEVTVLPQRIIVETTSKSSTFVTQPSMSVTQSSTSGTLAAIGHDLSLTLGRVEYPKSENKLRGRLIGLLIWGFVVLIIGILTAVLCFRPGKVIDSMNTWFSADRAGLPSG, encoded by the exons ATGGGTCCCCAAGTTGCCCTCCTGGTGGCGGCGCTAGCCGGCTGCCTGCTTCCTGCCCGGAGCTGTGTCACGTGTGATCGAAGGGTCGTGGCCGCGCTGGACTCCTTCGATAAGGAATACCTGCCTACCCACCTGGCGCCCGAGCGTCACAGAGAAGTGATGAGAACGATAAAAGCAACCGTGGGGAACTTCACCAAACTGCCAAATTTACAGCGTTCCTTTATCGGGGTTATCG ATGAAGCCACAATGGAAACGTCAGTCTTGAGTTTTCTGAGGAGTGTGAAATATATCACAAACCGTGGTTTAAGAG ATGACACTTTAGAGAAGGAGTTCTCTGAGATGTTGACTCGGGAAAAAGAAAGCTTTCAGAGCTACGTCGCTCGGTTCCAAAGAGAGG ATTTCTGTCCCAACAAATGTG GTACGATGTTGCAGCTTCTGCTCTGGTGCCACATATGCAGAAAGCACCTTTACCTTTGTCAAAAGTCCACAGATTGCGGAG TGCGCCAAATCAACGTCCACGAAAAGGAAGACTTGGTCCTGGACTGTGAGCTCGACTGGCATAAATTATCTGAAGGCCTGACCAACTACAGCTTTTACAGG GTTTGGGGGAGCAATTCTGAGACGTTGGTGTACAAGGGGAAACGACCCACCCTGACCAAGCCCCTCGTGGGGCCAGAGGATGCAGGTACCTACCGCTGCGAGTTGGGCACTGAGCGACATGGCCCATCCACGATCATCCATTTTGAAGTCACAG TGTTGCCTCAAAGAATCATTGTGGAGACAACGTCCAAGTCTTCAACCTTTGTAACCCAGCCTTCAATGTCTGTAACCCAGTCATCAACCAGTGGAACCCTGGCTGCGATCGGGCATGACCTGTCCCTAACTCTCGGGAGGGTAGAGTACCCGAAGTCGGAGAATAAGCTGAGAGGCCGTCTCATAGGGCTGCTGATCTGGGGGTTTGTGGTGCTGATCATCGGCATTCTCACCGC cgtCCTTTGCTTTCGGCCTGGGAAGGTGATCGATTCCATGAATACCTGGTTCTCCGCTGACAGGGCGGGTCTTCCATCGGGCTAG
- the LOC122207674 gene encoding izumo sperm-egg fusion protein 1-like isoform X1, whose product MPFRQRQTFCTSLLGWGAEGKHFTSPCFFPDNTLEEFSEMLTREKESFQSYVARFQREGEDSCPNKCGVLLRLLRWCDSCLLHTYPCRKSTDCGGRQINVHEKEDLVLNCELHWHIIATGGFHYSFYRISGRNSETLVYKGNWLTLTKPLVRPEDEGNYRC is encoded by the exons ATGCCCTTCAGACAGAGGCAAACTTTCTGCACCTCACTCCTGGGGTGGGGAGCGGAGGGGAAGCACTTTACGTCACCCTGCTTCTTCCCAGATAACACTTTAGAGGAGTTCTCTGAGATGTTGACTCGGGAAAAAGAAAGCTTTCAGAGCTACGTCGCTCGGTTCCAAAGAGAGGGTGAGG ATTCTTGTCCCAACAAATGTG GTGTATTGTTGCGGCTTCTGAGGTGGTGCGATTCTTGCCTGCTGCACACTTACCCTTGTCGAAAGTCCACAGATTGCGGAG GGCGCCAAATCAACGTCCATGAAAAGGAAGACTTGGTCCTGAACTGTGAGCTCCACTGGCATATAATTGCTACAGGCGGGTTCCATTACAGCTTTTACAGG ATTTCGGGGAGAAATTCTGAGACCTTGGTGTACAAGGGGAACTGGCTCACCCTGACCAAGCCCCTCGTGAGGCCAGAGGACGAAGGTAACTACCGCTGTTGA
- the LOC122207674 gene encoding izumo sperm-egg fusion protein 1-like isoform X2, with amino-acid sequence MPFRQRQTFCTSLLGWGAEGKHFTSPCFFPDNTLEEFSEMLTREKESFQSYVARFQREGEDSCPNKCGVLLRLLRWCDSCLLHTYPCRKSTDCGGRQINVHEKEDLVLNCELHWHIIATDFGEKF; translated from the exons ATGCCCTTCAGACAGAGGCAAACTTTCTGCACCTCACTCCTGGGGTGGGGAGCGGAGGGGAAGCACTTTACGTCACCCTGCTTCTTCCCAGATAACACTTTAGAGGAGTTCTCTGAGATGTTGACTCGGGAAAAAGAAAGCTTTCAGAGCTACGTCGCTCGGTTCCAAAGAGAGGGTGAGG ATTCTTGTCCCAACAAATGTG GTGTATTGTTGCGGCTTCTGAGGTGGTGCGATTCTTGCCTGCTGCACACTTACCCTTGTCGAAAGTCCACAGATTGCGGAG GGCGCCAAATCAACGTCCATGAAAAGGAAGACTTGGTCCTGAACTGTGAGCTCCACTGGCATATAATTGCTACAG ATTTCGGGGAGAAATTCTGA
- the LOC122207674 gene encoding izumo sperm-egg fusion protein 1-like isoform X3: protein MPFRQRQTFCTSLLGWGAEGKHFTSPCFFPDNTLEEFSEMLTREKESFQSYVARFQREGEDSCPNKCGVLLRLLRWCDSCLLHTYPCRKSTDCGGRQINVHEKEDLVLNYFGEKF, encoded by the exons ATGCCCTTCAGACAGAGGCAAACTTTCTGCACCTCACTCCTGGGGTGGGGAGCGGAGGGGAAGCACTTTACGTCACCCTGCTTCTTCCCAGATAACACTTTAGAGGAGTTCTCTGAGATGTTGACTCGGGAAAAAGAAAGCTTTCAGAGCTACGTCGCTCGGTTCCAAAGAGAGGGTGAGG ATTCTTGTCCCAACAAATGTG GTGTATTGTTGCGGCTTCTGAGGTGGTGCGATTCTTGCCTGCTGCACACTTACCCTTGTCGAAAGTCCACAGATTGCGGAG GGCGCCAAATCAACGTCCATGAAAAGGAAGACTTGGTCCTGAACT ATTTCGGGGAGAAATTCTGA
- the LOC122207670 gene encoding izumo sperm-egg fusion protein 1-like — translation MGPQVALLVAALAGCLLRARSCVICDPRVVAALDALEKEYLPTHLAPGRHRQVMERIRETVRDFRDLPYLEDTFMGVIDEATMETSVLSFLRSVRLIRNSGAADDSFEKEVSKILTREKATFQSYILRFQREDLCPNKCGTMLQRLMWCSNCVQDNYVCRKTRDCGVRHINVHEKEDLVLDCELNWHKLSQGLTYYSFYRVWGSNSETLLYKGKWPTLTKPLVRPEDAGDYRCELGIERSGPATVIHFEVTVLPQRIFGEITSKSSTFVTQPSTTETQSPTIRTQSPAIGTEAEEIWGDLSPTLRPSECSNPKNVQTGLLIGLLLWSFLLLILGFVTGILCFRSGMVVDSIKSRYHTEMAAAPRDQAP, via the exons ATGGGTCCCCAAGTAGCCCTCCTGGTGGCGGCGCTAGCCGGCTGCCTGCTTCGGGCCCGGAGCTGTGTCATTTGTGATCCAAGGGTCGTGGCCGCGCTGGACGCCTTGGAAAAGGAATACCTGCCTACCCACCTCGCCCCCGGGCGTCACAGACAAGTGATGGAAAGGATAAGAGAAACCGTGAGGGATTTCCGGGACCTGCCATATTTAGAGGACACCTTTATGGGGGTTATCG ATGAGGCCACAATGGAAACGTCAGTCTTAAGTTTTCTGAGGAGTGTGAGACTTATCAGAAACAGTGGTGCAGCAG ATGACTCTTTCGAGAAGGAGGTCTCCAAGATATTGACTCGGGAAAAGGCAACCTTTCAGAGCTACATCCTTCGGTTCCAACGAGAGG ATTTATGTCCCAACAAATGTG GTACGATGTTGCAGCGTCTGATGTGGTGCAGTAATTGCGTCCAGGACAATTACGTTTGTCGAAAGACCAGAGATTGCGGGG TTCGCCACATCAACGTCCACGAAAAGGAAGACCTGGTCCTGGACTGTGAGCTCAACTGGCATAAGTTATCTCAAGGCCTGACCTATTACAGCTTTTACAGG GTTTGGGGGAGCAATTCTGAGACCTTGTTGTACAAGGGGAAATGGCCCACCCTGACCAAGCCCCTCGTGAGGCCAGAGGATGCGGGTGACTACCGCTGCGAGTTGGGCATTGAGCGATCCGGCCCGGCCACGGTCATCCATTTTGAAGTCACAG TGTTGCCTCAAAGAATCTTTGGGGAGATAACGTCCAAGTCTTCAACCTTTGTAACCCAGCCATCAACCACTGAAACCCAGTCACCAACCATTAGAACACAGTCCCCAGCCATTGGAACCGAGGCTGAGGAAATCTGGGGTGACCTTTCCCCAACCCTCCGGCCCTCCGAGTGTTCAAACCCGAAGAACGTGCAGACAGGCCTTCTGATAGGGCTGCTGCTCTGGTCCTTTTTGCTGCTGATCCTGGGCTTTGTCACCGG catACTCTGCTTTCGGTCTGGGATGGTGGTCGATTCCATAAAGTCCAGATACCACACCGAAATGGCAGCTGCTCCGCGGGACCAGGCTCCATAG
- the LOC122207667 gene encoding izumo sperm-egg fusion protein 1-like isoform X1: MGPQVALLVAALAGCLLLARSCITCDERVVKQLDALEKEYLRTHLAPGRQREVMEKIRDTVDSFKDLPDIQSTFNGAVDEATMKMAASSFLKSMKLITNRGLRDDTLEKEFSEMLTREKESFQSYVARFQREGEDSCPNKCGVLLRLLRWCDSCLLHTYPCRKSTDCGVRQINVHEKEDLVLDCELDWHKIATGATGYSFYRVWGSKADSLLYMGKWPTLTKQLVRPADAGTYRCALGTPGVSLFSAIRFEVTVLPRKIISAMVTSSKSATIGAQLPTIGTQSPSTGTQSPSTGTQSPTIGTQSPAIRTEAEEEIWDDLSPTLEPSECSKPENVQTGRLIGLLLWCFFLLIIGFFTGVLCFRSGMVIDSIKSRFRTDKAAAPQDQLPQGWLSQSQLSHDQLSQSPLSETQVPKAEKLPEE; this comes from the exons ATGGGTCCCCAAGTTGCCCTCCTGGTGGCGGCGCTAGCGGGCTGCCTGCTTCTTGCCCGGAGCTGTATCACGTGTGATGAGAGGGTTGTGAAGCAGTTGGACGCCTTGGAAAAAGAATACCTGCGAACCCACCTTGCCCCCGGGCGGCAGAGAGAAGTGATGGAAAAGATAAGAGATACCGTCGACAGTTTTAAGGACCTGCCAGATATACAGTCTACCTTCAATGGGGCTGTCG ATGAGGCCACAATGAAAATGGCAGCGTCGAGTTTTCTGAAGAGTATGAAACTTATCACAAACCGTGGTTTAAGAG ATGACACTTTAGAGAAGGAGTTCTCTGAGATGTTGACTCGGGAAAAAGAAAGCTTTCAGAGCTACGTCGCTCGGTTCCAAAGAGAGG GTGAGGATTCTTGTCCCAACAAATGTG GTGTATTGTTGCGGCTTCTGAGGTGGTGCGATTCTTGCCTGCTGCACACTTACCCTTGTCGAAAGTCCACAGATTGCGGAG TGCGCCAAATCAACGTCCACGAAAAGGAAGACTTGGTCCTGGACTGTGAGCTCGACTGGCACAAAATTGCTACAGGCGCGACCGGTTACAGCTTTTACAGG GTTTGGGGGAGCAAAGCTGACAGCTTGTTGTACATGGGGAAATGGCCCACCCTGACCAAGCAACTGGTGAGGCCCGCGGATGCAGGTACCTACCGCTGCGCGTTGGGCACTCCGGGAGTGAGCCTATTCTCGGCCATCCGTTTTGAAGTCACAG TGTTGCCTCGGAAAATCATCTCGGCGATGGTGACATCGTCCAAGTCTGCAACCATTGGAGCCCAGTTACCAACCATTGGAACCCAGTCACCAAGCACTGGAACCCAGTCACCAAGCACTGGAACCCAGTCACCAACCATTGGAACGCAGTCACCAGCCATCAGAACCGAGGCCGAGGAGGAAATCTGGGATGACCTTTCCCCAACCCTCGAGCCCTCAGAGTGTTCAAAGCCCGAAAATGTGCAGACCGGCCGTCTAATAGGGCTGCTTCTCTGGTGCTTTTTCCTGCTGATCATAGGATTTTTCACTGG CGTACTTTGCTTTCGGTCTGGGATGGTGATCGATTCCATAAAGTCCAGATTCCGCACCGACAAGGCAGCTGCTCCACAGGACCAGCTTCCACAGGGTTGGCTGTCACAGAGCCAGCTGTCCCATGACCAGCTGTCACAGAGTCCGCTTTCGGAAACCCAGGTTCCGAAAGCTGAGAAACTTCCGGAGGAATAG
- the LOC122207667 gene encoding izumo sperm-egg fusion protein 1-like isoform X2, which produces MGPQVALLVAALAGCLLLARSCITCDERVVKQLDALEKEYLRTHLAPGRQREVMEKIRDTVDSFKDLPDIQSTFNGAVDEATMKMAASSFLKSMKLITNRGLRGEDSCPNKCGVLLRLLRWCDSCLLHTYPCRKSTDCGVRQINVHEKEDLVLDCELDWHKIATGATGYSFYRVWGSKADSLLYMGKWPTLTKQLVRPADAGTYRCALGTPGVSLFSAIRFEVTVLPRKIISAMVTSSKSATIGAQLPTIGTQSPSTGTQSPSTGTQSPTIGTQSPAIRTEAEEEIWDDLSPTLEPSECSKPENVQTGRLIGLLLWCFFLLIIGFFTGVLCFRSGMVIDSIKSRFRTDKAAAPQDQLPQGWLSQSQLSHDQLSQSPLSETQVPKAEKLPEE; this is translated from the exons ATGGGTCCCCAAGTTGCCCTCCTGGTGGCGGCGCTAGCGGGCTGCCTGCTTCTTGCCCGGAGCTGTATCACGTGTGATGAGAGGGTTGTGAAGCAGTTGGACGCCTTGGAAAAAGAATACCTGCGAACCCACCTTGCCCCCGGGCGGCAGAGAGAAGTGATGGAAAAGATAAGAGATACCGTCGACAGTTTTAAGGACCTGCCAGATATACAGTCTACCTTCAATGGGGCTGTCG ATGAGGCCACAATGAAAATGGCAGCGTCGAGTTTTCTGAAGAGTATGAAACTTATCACAAACCGTGGTTTAAGAG GTGAGGATTCTTGTCCCAACAAATGTG GTGTATTGTTGCGGCTTCTGAGGTGGTGCGATTCTTGCCTGCTGCACACTTACCCTTGTCGAAAGTCCACAGATTGCGGAG TGCGCCAAATCAACGTCCACGAAAAGGAAGACTTGGTCCTGGACTGTGAGCTCGACTGGCACAAAATTGCTACAGGCGCGACCGGTTACAGCTTTTACAGG GTTTGGGGGAGCAAAGCTGACAGCTTGTTGTACATGGGGAAATGGCCCACCCTGACCAAGCAACTGGTGAGGCCCGCGGATGCAGGTACCTACCGCTGCGCGTTGGGCACTCCGGGAGTGAGCCTATTCTCGGCCATCCGTTTTGAAGTCACAG TGTTGCCTCGGAAAATCATCTCGGCGATGGTGACATCGTCCAAGTCTGCAACCATTGGAGCCCAGTTACCAACCATTGGAACCCAGTCACCAAGCACTGGAACCCAGTCACCAAGCACTGGAACCCAGTCACCAACCATTGGAACGCAGTCACCAGCCATCAGAACCGAGGCCGAGGAGGAAATCTGGGATGACCTTTCCCCAACCCTCGAGCCCTCAGAGTGTTCAAAGCCCGAAAATGTGCAGACCGGCCGTCTAATAGGGCTGCTTCTCTGGTGCTTTTTCCTGCTGATCATAGGATTTTTCACTGG CGTACTTTGCTTTCGGTCTGGGATGGTGATCGATTCCATAAAGTCCAGATTCCGCACCGACAAGGCAGCTGCTCCACAGGACCAGCTTCCACAGGGTTGGCTGTCACAGAGCCAGCTGTCCCATGACCAGCTGTCACAGAGTCCGCTTTCGGAAACCCAGGTTCCGAAAGCTGAGAAACTTCCGGAGGAATAG
- the LOC122207669 gene encoding izumo sperm-egg fusion protein 1-like isoform X1, translating into MGAQVALLVAALAGCLLRAWSCVICDPRVVAALDALEKEYLPTHLAPGRHRQVMERIRGTVRDFQDLPYLEDTFMGVIDEATMETSVLSFLRSVRLIRNSGVADDTFVNEFSWMLTLEKAAFQGYVARFQRKDFCPNKCGTMLQLLIWCSNCKKQLHACRKSRDCGVLQINVHETEDLILDCELDWHKLSQGLTYYSFYRVWGSNPETLVSEGKRPTLIKRLVRPEDAGNYRCELGTERSGPATVIHFEVTVLPKRVIEEIPKSNPGTQYQRFRSLKPTECLNPKDALRGFLFEMLIWGFVFLIIGFATSVLCFRSGTLIDSVKSWVRTDKAAAPEDQGPQSRQSQSPVSHSQPSQSQVPKVPNEKHTVPRRK; encoded by the exons ATGGGTGCCCAAGTAGCCCTCCTGGTGGCGGCGCTAGCCGGCTGCCTGCTTCGGGCCTGGAGCTGTGTCATTTGTGATCCAAGGGTCGTGGCCGCGCTGGACGCCTTGGAAAAGGAATACCTGCCTACCCATCTCGCTCCCGGGCGTCACAGACAAGTGATGGAAAGGATAAGAGGAACCGTGAGGGATTTCCAGGACCTGCCATATTTAGAGGACACCTTTATGGGGGTTATAG aTGAGGCCACAATGGAAACGTCAGTCTTAAGTTTTCTGAGGAGTGTGAGACTTATCAGAAACAGTGGTGTAGCAG ATGACACTTTCGTGAACGAGTTCTCCTGGATGTTGACTCTGGAAAAGGCAGCCTTTCAGGGCTATGTCGCTCGGTTCCAAAGAAAGG ATTTCTGTCCCAACAAATGTG GTACAATGTTGCAGCTTCTGATCTGGTGCAGTAACTGTAAAAAGCAGCTTCACGCTTGTCGAAAATCCAGAGATTGTGGGG TGCTCCAAATCAATGTCCATGAAACGGAAGACCTGATCCTCGACTGTGAGCTCGACTGGCATAAATTATCCCAAGGCCTGACCTATTACAGCTTTTACAGG GTTTGGGGGAGCAATCCTGAGACCTTGGTGTCCGAGGGGAAACGGCCCACCCTGATCAAGCGACTGGTGAGGCCAGAAGACGCGGGTAACTACCGCTGCGAGTTGGGCACTGAGCGATCCGGCCCAGCCACGGTCATCCATTTTGAAGTCACAG tGTTGCCCAAAAGAGTCATCGAGGAGATCCCGAAATCAAACCCCGGGACCCAGTATCAGCGGTTTCGATCCCTCAAGCCGACAGAGTGTCTGAATCCCAAGGACGCGCTGAGAGGCTTTCTGTTCGAGATGCTGATCTGGGGCTTTGTGTTTCTGATCATCGGCTTTGCCACCTC CGTACTTTGCTTTAGGTCTGGGACCCTGATCGATTCCGTCAAGTCCTGGGTCCGTACCGACAAGGCAGCAGCCCCAGAGGACCAGGGTCCCCAGAGTCGGCAGTCACAGAGCCCGGTGTCACACAGTCAGCCTTCACAGAGCCAGGTTCCGAAGGTACCGAACGAAAAGCACACCGTACCAAGGCGCAAATAA
- the LOC122207669 gene encoding izumo sperm-egg fusion protein 1-like isoform X2 has translation MERIRGTVRDFQDLPYLEDTFMGVIDEATMETSVLSFLRSVRLIRNSGVADDTFVNEFSWMLTLEKAAFQGYVARFQRKDFCPNKCGTMLQLLIWCSNCKKQLHACRKSRDCGVLQINVHETEDLILDCELDWHKLSQGLTYYSFYRVWGSNPETLVSEGKRPTLIKRLVRPEDAGNYRCELGTERSGPATVIHFEVTVLPKRVIEEIPKSNPGTQYQRFRSLKPTECLNPKDALRGFLFEMLIWGFVFLIIGFATSVLCFRSGTLIDSVKSWVRTDKAAAPEDQGPQSRQSQSPVSHSQPSQSQVPKVPNEKHTVPRRK, from the exons ATGGAAAGGATAAGAGGAACCGTGAGGGATTTCCAGGACCTGCCATATTTAGAGGACACCTTTATGGGGGTTATAG aTGAGGCCACAATGGAAACGTCAGTCTTAAGTTTTCTGAGGAGTGTGAGACTTATCAGAAACAGTGGTGTAGCAG ATGACACTTTCGTGAACGAGTTCTCCTGGATGTTGACTCTGGAAAAGGCAGCCTTTCAGGGCTATGTCGCTCGGTTCCAAAGAAAGG ATTTCTGTCCCAACAAATGTG GTACAATGTTGCAGCTTCTGATCTGGTGCAGTAACTGTAAAAAGCAGCTTCACGCTTGTCGAAAATCCAGAGATTGTGGGG TGCTCCAAATCAATGTCCATGAAACGGAAGACCTGATCCTCGACTGTGAGCTCGACTGGCATAAATTATCCCAAGGCCTGACCTATTACAGCTTTTACAGG GTTTGGGGGAGCAATCCTGAGACCTTGGTGTCCGAGGGGAAACGGCCCACCCTGATCAAGCGACTGGTGAGGCCAGAAGACGCGGGTAACTACCGCTGCGAGTTGGGCACTGAGCGATCCGGCCCAGCCACGGTCATCCATTTTGAAGTCACAG tGTTGCCCAAAAGAGTCATCGAGGAGATCCCGAAATCAAACCCCGGGACCCAGTATCAGCGGTTTCGATCCCTCAAGCCGACAGAGTGTCTGAATCCCAAGGACGCGCTGAGAGGCTTTCTGTTCGAGATGCTGATCTGGGGCTTTGTGTTTCTGATCATCGGCTTTGCCACCTC CGTACTTTGCTTTAGGTCTGGGACCCTGATCGATTCCGTCAAGTCCTGGGTCCGTACCGACAAGGCAGCAGCCCCAGAGGACCAGGGTCCCCAGAGTCGGCAGTCACAGAGCCCGGTGTCACACAGTCAGCCTTCACAGAGCCAGGTTCCGAAGGTACCGAACGAAAAGCACACCGTACCAAGGCGCAAATAA